The Terriglobales bacterium genome contains a region encoding:
- a CDS encoding EVE domain-containing protein codes for MYYLLKTEASTYSFDDLRKDKQTLWDGVSNPVAKRNLRAMKPGDTLVIYHTGDEKRAVGTAKVRKVDASDPNDPRVTIQAGKAIPRPMTLAEIKAHKTFKDSPLVRQGRLSVVPLTAEQYRFLTGD; via the coding sequence ATGTATTACTTGCTCAAGACGGAAGCATCCACGTACTCGTTCGACGACCTGCGGAAGGACAAGCAGACGCTGTGGGACGGCGTCTCGAACCCGGTGGCGAAGCGCAACCTGCGCGCGATGAAGCCGGGCGACACGCTGGTCATCTACCACACGGGCGACGAGAAGCGCGCGGTCGGCACGGCGAAGGTGCGGAAGGTCGATGCGAGCGACCCGAACGACCCGCGCGTGACCATCCAGGCGGGCAAGGCCATCCCGCGACCGATGACGCTGGCGGAGATCAAAGCTCACAAGACGTTCAAGGACTCGCCGTTGGTGCGGCAGGGCAGGCTCTCGGTGGTCCCGCTCACGGCGGAGCAGTACAGATTCTTGACCGGCGATTAG